In one Pseudomonas sp. 31-12 genomic region, the following are encoded:
- a CDS encoding HAMP domain-containing sensor histidine kinase, which produces MRSLFWRILASFWLAIALVAGLSILLGHMLNQDAWILSRHPGLNTLAEQWTQTYEAQGEEAAQDILEQRKRQYHIDVQVLNESGDPVVRGTFPRRAAAFEARQNNDDRRLPWRRLTDEYTSKKTGDTYLLIYRIPHPELDSWHRESLLWPLSALGIALVVLTLFSLFVTLSITRPLNRLRGAVHDLGQTTYQQNSLVKLANRRDEFGVLANDFNRMGARLQSLIGSQRQLLRDVSHELRSPLARLRIALALAERATPEEREKLAPRLTRECDRLEALISEILVLARVDADNASAEDVDLNALLNTLQKDAQLGSPEQTVRLDAEPQLNLKGWPTMIERAVDNLLRNAQRFNPVGQSIEMQAMRQGERIVVSVRDHGPGVDAEHLTQLGEPFYRAPGQTAAGHGLGLAIARRAAERHGGSLVLANHPQGGFIASLELPLVPGAVVQP; this is translated from the coding sequence GTGCGCTCATTGTTCTGGCGTATCCTGGCCAGCTTCTGGCTGGCCATCGCTCTGGTTGCAGGGTTGTCCATTCTGCTGGGGCACATGCTCAATCAGGACGCGTGGATTCTCAGCCGCCACCCGGGCCTCAACACCCTCGCCGAACAGTGGACGCAAACCTACGAAGCCCAGGGCGAGGAAGCGGCCCAGGACATTCTGGAACAGCGCAAACGCCAGTATCACATCGACGTTCAGGTGCTCAACGAGAGCGGCGACCCGGTGGTGCGCGGCACCTTCCCCCGGCGTGCGGCCGCCTTCGAAGCACGGCAGAACAACGATGATCGCCGCCTGCCGTGGCGACGCCTGACCGATGAGTACACCAGCAAAAAAACCGGCGACACCTACCTGCTGATCTATCGCATTCCACACCCGGAACTGGACTCATGGCACCGCGAAAGCCTGCTCTGGCCGTTGAGTGCGCTAGGTATTGCGCTGGTGGTGCTGACCCTCTTCAGCCTCTTCGTAACCTTATCCATCACCCGCCCGCTCAACCGCTTGCGCGGCGCGGTGCATGACCTTGGGCAAACCACCTATCAGCAGAACAGCCTGGTGAAACTGGCCAACCGTCGCGACGAGTTTGGTGTATTGGCCAACGACTTCAACCGCATGGGCGCGCGCCTGCAAAGCCTGATCGGCAGCCAACGGCAATTGCTGCGTGATGTGTCCCATGAACTGCGTTCACCGCTGGCGCGACTGCGCATTGCCTTGGCGCTGGCCGAACGGGCCACTCCCGAAGAACGGGAAAAACTCGCGCCACGCTTGACCCGTGAGTGCGATCGACTCGAAGCGCTGATCAGCGAAATCCTGGTATTGGCGCGGGTCGATGCTGACAACGCCAGCGCTGAAGATGTGGACCTGAATGCGCTGCTCAACACGCTGCAAAAAGATGCGCAACTGGGCTCGCCGGAGCAGACCGTTCGCCTCGACGCCGAACCGCAGCTGAACCTCAAAGGCTGGCCGACGATGATCGAGCGTGCCGTCGACAACCTGCTGCGCAACGCACAGCGCTTCAATCCGGTGGGGCAGTCGATTGAAATGCAGGCGATGCGCCAGGGTGAGCGGATTGTGGTGAGCGTCAGGGACCATGGCCCCGGTGTCGATGCCGAGCATCTGACTCAGTTGGGTGAACCGTTCTATCGTGCGCCGGGGCAGACGGCGGCCGGGCATGGCCTGGGACTGGCCATTGCGCGACGCGCGGCAGAGCGGCATGGCGGGAGTCTGGTGCTGGCCAATCATCCGCAAGGCGGGTTCATCGCCAGCCTGGAATTACCGTTGGTACCGGGTGCTGTTGTCCAACCCTGA
- a CDS encoding NAD(P)H nitroreductase has product MQALDALLNRVSVPRLLEPAPTAAQREVLFSAAMRAPDHGHLQPWRFLTVEGAAREQMGELLAEAAKLQDSEVSEAALDKARNGPLRAPLVVVVIARLQEHVKYPKSEQLLAAGCAAHGILLAAYAQGIGAVWRTGDLAYSAHVAKGLGLAEGEEVIAFLYLGTPQKEPRVAEKVDLAEFVSAWPGKA; this is encoded by the coding sequence ATGCAGGCTCTCGACGCTTTGCTCAACCGTGTTTCCGTTCCACGACTGCTCGAACCGGCCCCCACCGCAGCGCAGCGTGAAGTGCTGTTTTCTGCCGCGATGCGTGCGCCGGACCACGGCCATTTGCAGCCTTGGCGCTTCCTGACAGTCGAAGGTGCGGCACGCGAGCAAATGGGCGAGTTGCTGGCCGAAGCGGCGAAGCTGCAGGACAGCGAAGTGTCCGAGGCGGCGCTGGACAAGGCGCGTAACGGTCCATTGCGCGCGCCGCTGGTGGTTGTTGTGATTGCGCGGCTACAGGAACACGTCAAATACCCGAAATCCGAGCAACTGCTGGCGGCGGGGTGTGCGGCTCATGGGATTCTGCTGGCCGCTTACGCGCAAGGGATTGGTGCGGTGTGGCGCACTGGGGATCTGGCTTATTCGGCGCATGTGGCCAAGGGGTTGGGGTTGGCAGAGGGGGAAGAGGTGATTGCGTTTCTTTACCTGGGCACGCCGCAGAAAGAACCGCGTGTGGCAGAGAAAGTCGACCTCGCCGAATTCGTCAGCGCCTGGCCCGGAAAAGCCTGA